In a single window of the Oecophyllibacter saccharovorans genome:
- the msrA gene encoding peptide-methionine (S)-S-oxide reductase MsrA yields the protein MTNTSSILLGGGCFWCIEAILKDLKGVLKVTPGYAGGSTERPTYEQVCTDQTGHAEVVEVVFDETQLPLKDLLRIFFTTHDPTQLNRQGGDIGRQYRSVVFGDEDQRHQTREVMKEIENKKIWPASLVTEVEGETAFWPAEEKHKDYFTRNPDTAYCAAVVAPKVAKARSLYRERLKKPTSASAG from the coding sequence ATGACCAACACTTCTTCCATTCTGTTAGGGGGTGGATGTTTCTGGTGCATTGAAGCCATTCTGAAAGATCTCAAAGGGGTGTTGAAAGTCACGCCTGGCTATGCAGGCGGCTCAACGGAACGGCCGACCTATGAACAGGTATGCACCGACCAGACCGGTCATGCTGAAGTCGTGGAAGTGGTCTTTGACGAAACCCAGCTGCCTCTCAAGGACCTGCTGCGCATCTTCTTCACCACTCACGATCCTACCCAGCTGAACAGACAGGGAGGCGATATCGGGCGTCAGTATCGTTCAGTTGTTTTCGGCGATGAGGACCAGCGTCACCAGACCCGTGAAGTCATGAAAGAAATCGAAAATAAGAAAATCTGGCCGGCCTCTCTGGTGACAGAAGTGGAAGGGGAGACTGCCTTCTGGCCTGCGGAAGAGAAACATAAGGATTACTTCACCCGCAATCCGGACACGGCCTATTGTGCCGCAGTCGTCGCGCCAAAAGTTGCCAAAGCCCGCAGCCTCTATCGCGAGCGCCTGAAGAAACCAACTTCCGCGTCGGCGGGCTGA
- the dut gene encoding dUTP diphosphatase, whose product MTASLLRVAVRRLAHAEGLPLPSYATFGAAGVDLVAAIDEDLVIPPGKRLLVPTGLCLALPPGYELQIRPRSGLAYRHGLFIPNTPGTIDEDYRGEIKIILMNGGEEEFRVVRGMRIAQAILAPVSRFEWDERQTLPETARSAGGFGSTGC is encoded by the coding sequence ATGACTGCTTCCCTCCTCCGCGTAGCCGTCAGACGTTTGGCCCATGCTGAAGGTCTGCCCCTGCCGAGCTATGCAACTTTCGGCGCTGCAGGTGTGGATCTGGTGGCTGCCATTGACGAAGATCTTGTTATTCCGCCGGGCAAGCGCCTTCTCGTGCCAACCGGATTATGTCTGGCTTTGCCACCGGGTTACGAGCTCCAGATCCGTCCCCGCTCCGGTCTGGCTTATCGCCATGGTCTCTTCATCCCCAATACGCCGGGCACCATTGATGAGGATTACCGCGGAGAGATCAAAATCATCCTTATGAATGGTGGTGAGGAGGAATTCAGGGTTGTGCGGGGCATGCGAATTGCGCAGGCTATTCTGGCACCTGTGAGTCGGTTTGAGTGGGATGAGAGACAGACTCTACCCGAAACGGCACGCTCGGCTGGCGGGTTTGGCAGTACGGGCTGCTGA
- a CDS encoding nitrate/sulfonate/bicarbonate ABC transporter ATP-binding protein, which produces MGRMECSLSGIDLLFCAPAARQRSAACYARHFPSLPDCAHFRLPIFSSLSCQRLAWQKIQVGFMTSLLQLQNCVQPEGSQRGAEEKISLEVRSGEVLGLVGRSGSGKSSVLKLMSGLVPPAGGEIIWQNHRATADDFRKTALVRQRDVLFPWMTTARNVGMGACTIPLKRVDKKTLVTDCIATMDLDGYESAYPRELSPALQERAILARALVQQPELLLLDEPFLDLELVSAENLRTDLIELWNEKRLGKLQAIVLATHAIEEAVLMCDRILLFSGSPGRITHEIPVPFAHPRNREEPAFRRFVDQIYGLMTQRTPVVSEAMLGPAEAEGNPDVKDTPVLPDISIERLVGLLETVGNDFFSNRVDLPELAARLQMTLDDLLSSGEVLQLLGLAELEDGDLLLTTVGQNFVREDADARRDIMRGALLQTVPLLRGIRHALDEKPVQGVEAERFRQQLATVMSQENACQTLNTAITWGRYTGLFSYDEKSDRFFLNSET; this is translated from the coding sequence ATGGGGCGGATGGAATGCAGCTTATCTGGTATTGATCTTCTTTTTTGTGCCCCGGCTGCTCGGCAGAGATCTGCAGCCTGTTACGCACGGCATTTTCCTTCTTTGCCTGACTGCGCTCATTTTCGGCTACCGATCTTTTCTTCTCTTTCCTGCCAGCGCCTGGCTTGGCAGAAAATACAGGTTGGATTCATGACTTCCCTTCTCCAATTGCAGAATTGTGTTCAGCCTGAGGGGTCCCAGCGGGGCGCAGAGGAGAAAATTTCTCTCGAAGTCAGGTCCGGAGAAGTGCTTGGGCTTGTCGGACGCTCCGGCAGCGGCAAATCAAGCGTCCTGAAGCTTATGAGCGGCCTGGTGCCACCAGCCGGCGGGGAAATCATCTGGCAAAACCATCGCGCTACTGCAGATGATTTCCGCAAGACTGCTCTTGTTCGCCAGAGAGACGTGCTGTTCCCCTGGATGACGACAGCCCGGAATGTAGGCATGGGTGCCTGCACCATCCCCTTGAAACGTGTGGATAAAAAGACGCTCGTCACAGACTGTATCGCCACCATGGACCTGGATGGCTATGAAAGCGCCTATCCACGCGAGTTATCGCCTGCGCTGCAGGAAAGAGCCATTCTGGCCCGTGCACTGGTGCAGCAGCCGGAATTGCTGCTGCTGGATGAGCCTTTTCTAGATCTTGAGCTCGTAAGTGCGGAAAATCTGCGCACTGATCTGATTGAACTCTGGAACGAGAAACGCCTTGGGAAGCTGCAGGCCATTGTACTGGCAACCCATGCCATAGAAGAAGCCGTGTTGATGTGTGACCGGATCCTGCTTTTTAGCGGCAGTCCCGGGCGTATTACCCATGAAATTCCTGTGCCCTTTGCGCATCCGCGTAACCGGGAAGAACCTGCTTTCAGGCGCTTTGTGGACCAGATCTACGGCCTGATGACCCAACGGACCCCTGTTGTCTCGGAAGCGATGCTGGGGCCTGCAGAGGCTGAAGGTAATCCTGATGTCAAGGATACGCCTGTCCTACCGGATATTTCCATCGAGCGTCTGGTCGGCCTACTGGAAACGGTAGGTAACGACTTCTTTTCCAACCGCGTGGATCTGCCGGAACTGGCGGCGCGGCTTCAGATGACCCTGGATGACCTTCTATCCTCCGGCGAAGTCCTCCAGCTTCTGGGGCTTGCGGAGCTGGAGGATGGGGATCTCCTGCTGACGACAGTCGGACAGAATTTCGTGCGTGAAGATGCAGATGCCAGACGGGATATCATGCGGGGTGCCCTGCTTCAGACAGTGCCTCTGCTGAGAGGCATCCGTCACGCACTGGATGAAAAACCTGTTCAGGGTGTTGAAGCCGAGCGGTTCAGACAACAGCTGGCAACTGTCATGTCTCAGGAAAACGCTTGCCAGACCCTCAACACCGCCATCACCTGGGGGCGCTATACCGGGCTTTTCAGCTATGATGAAAAAAGCGATCGGTTCTTTCTGAATTCGGAAACCTGA